One part of the Anser cygnoides isolate HZ-2024a breed goose chromosome 9, Taihu_goose_T2T_genome, whole genome shotgun sequence genome encodes these proteins:
- the LOC106044801 gene encoding receptor-transporting protein 3 — translation MRTWQKIFAQKIADMHVKEPWTLQEDDSLQVHSPKHGRREYLQNHAAGRFQCSQCLHEWSSAKVHILFHMRRGKVRMRIFRQACRRCLSPQLEEPSFSQENLERILHNLVLQILKDFYKVPVQPSDLLEVVVDTVLVGPHDSSRCEGCRLGVCSKPRAAPKPPAWKPRRHVDTATSPPRQLLSSGFPWKCCFVLLFVCVVAVVLFIVLYFTLK, via the exons ATGAGGACGTGGCAGAAGATTTTTGCACAGAAGATTGCGGACATGCACGTGAAGGAGCCGTGGACGCTTCAGGAGGATGACAGCCTGCAGGTGCACAGCCCTAAGCACGGCCGGAGGGAGTATTTGCAGAACCACGCAGCTGGGAG gttccagtgctcccagtgcttaCACGAGTGGTCCTCAGCCAAGGTGCACATCCTCTTCCACATGCGCCGGGGCAAGGTGAGGATGCGAATCTTCCGGCAGGCCTGCCGGCGCTGCCTCAGCCCCCAGCTGGAGGAGCCCAGTTTCAGCCAGGAGAACCTGGAGAGGATCCTGCACAACCTGGTGCTTCAGATCCTCAAGGACTTCTACAAGGTGCCCGTGCAGCCCTCTGACCtcctggaggtggtggtggacaCGGTGCTGGTGGGGCCGCACGACAGCAGCCGCTGTGAGGGCTGCCGGCTTGGGGTTTGCTCCAAGCCACGGGCGGCCCCGAAGCCACCAGCCTGGAAGCCCAGGAGGCACGTGGACACGGCCACGAGCCCTCCACGCCAGCTCCTCAGCAGCGGCTTTCCCTGGAAATGTTGCTTTGTGCTCCTCTTTGTATGTGTTGTGGCAGTGGTCCTCTTCATCGTGCTGTATTTCACCTTGAAGTag